One Thunnus maccoyii chromosome 14, fThuMac1.1, whole genome shotgun sequence genomic window carries:
- the LOC121912149 gene encoding opsin-5-like produces MEITLKGFPLKVVNIPWRNNNLSSLHTDPPLSEQGETIIGVYLLVLGQSTIDTVAETYALNILYVCLSLGWLSWFGNSLVIFVLYRQRASLQPTDFLTLNLAISDASISVFGYSRGILEIFNIFKDNGYLITWIWTCQVDGFFTLLFGLASINTLTVISVTRYIKGCHPNKGYCISINTIAVSLICIWTGAMFWSVAPLLGWGSYTDRGYGTCEVDWSKANYSTIYKSYIISILIFCFFIPVMIMLFSYISIINTVKSTNAMSADGFLTTRQRKVERDVTRISIVICTAFIMAWSPYAVVSMWSAWGFHVPSTTSIITRLFAKSASFYNPLIYFGMSSKFRKDVSVLLPCAREHREVVRLQQFKNIKPKADAPPLPASLPVQKLEAKYTLKQSNPDSDSGVNSPPQTPPSDPQEVFHIDVPSHIETSEYWCDRL; encoded by the exons ATGGAAATAACGCTGAAGGGTTTTCCTCTGAAGGTTGTCAATATTCCATGGAGGAATAATAACCTCAGCAGTCTGCATACAGACCCTCCTCTGTCCGAACAAGGAGAGACTATCATTGGAGTCTACCTGTTAGTGTTAG GCCAGTCCACCATTGACACAGTTGCTGAGACA TATGcactgaatatactgtatgtttgtctttCCCTAGGATGGCTGTCCTGGTTTGGAAACAGTTTAGTGATATTTGTCCTGTACAGACAAAGGGCCTCGCTTCAGCCAACAGATTTCCTCACTTTAAATCTCGCCATCTCTGATGCCAGCATCTCAGTATTTGGCTACTCCAGAGGGATTCTAGAAATATTCAATATCTTCAAGGACAATGGGTATCTGATCACCTGGATTTGGACCTGCCAG GTAGACGGCTTCTTCACGTTGCTCTTTGGCCTTGCGAGCATCAACACCTTGACCGTGATCAGTGTCACCAGATACATCAAGGGATGCCACCCAAACAAAG GTTACTGCATCAGCATAAACACCATCGCAGTATCACTCATCTGCATTTGGACCGGAGCAATGTTTTGGTCTGTTGCTCCACTGTTGGGCTGGGGCAGTTACACAG ATCGAGGATATGGTACCTGTGAGGTGGACTGGTCAAAAGCCAATTACTCCACCATCTACAAGTCCTACATCATCTCCATCCTCATCTTCTGCTTTTTCATTCCTGTGATGATCATGCTCTTCTCCTACATCTCCATCATCAACACAGTGAAAAGCACTAATGCCATGTCAGCTGATGGTTTCCTCACCACCCGCCAAAGGAAGGTGGAGAGAGATGTCACAAGG ATTTCCATTGTAATCTGCACTGCTTTCATCATGGCCTGGTCGCCATATGCAGTGGTGTCTATGTGGTCAGCCTGGGGCTTCCATGTGCCAAGCACAACCAGCATCATCACCCGTCTCTTTGCCAAGTCTGCCAGCTTCTACAACCCGCTCATCTACTTTGGCATGAGCTCCAAGTTTCGCAAGGATGTCTCTGTTCTGCTGCCATGCGCGCGAGAGCACCGAGAGGTCGTCCGTCTGCAACAGTTCAAAAACATCAAGCCCAAGGCTGACGCCCCGCCCCTACCcgcatcacttcctgtccagAAATTGGAGGCGAAATACACACTTAAACAGTCCAATCCTGACAGCGACTCAGGGGTCAACAGCCCTCCTCAGACTCCTCCGTCTGACCCACAGGAGGTCTTCCACATAGATGTGCCCTCGCACATTGAAACATCAGAGTACTGGTGTGACAGGCTCTGA